Sequence from the Clostridium botulinum genome:
TCTTGTGTTCATAATTTAATCCTTTCACTTTTATAATTAAAAATACAATTTATAATCTATCCTATTACAACTAAATTTATTCATTTCTTTAAATTATTAGTTGTTTTCTATGTTTATTGTGGTTATAATATTGGTTTGTTATAATAATTTACAAAGACTTTATTATGAAAGGTAGGTAGTGATAAGTATGAGCACTTTTATGCTAAAAAATAAGGTACCAACATTTACTCCTATAAGTAATATTTTTATAGAAAAGTATATGCCTAAAGCTAGAGGAGAATTTATAAAAGTTTATTTATTAATGCTAAAGTATAATACTTGTAACGAATTAGGAGTCAGCTCATCAATACTAGCATCCTCTCTTAATTTATTAGAATCTGATATTATGAATGCTTTTAATTATTGGAATGATGAAGGCGTAATAAAATTCACCCCAATTGATAATATGGGAAATTTTAATATAGAATTTTTAACTTTATCAGAGGAAAATTTGGATGATACAAAACAAGTTGATTTACTTAATGCACTTGATGAAAATAATACAAAAGACATGTTAAAACATATAGAAAAATTACTTGCAAGACCACTATCCCCTAAAGAAATGTCAATTTATTTAAATTGGCAAAGAGAACTTGGATTTTCTTCAGAACTAATTTTAATATTAATAGAATATTGTGTATCTAAAGGAAAAGTTGATGCAAGATATATAGAAAAAGTAGCTTTATCTTGGCATGATTTAAAAATACAAACTATTGATCAGGCTCAAAATCTAATAAGGAAAACTGAAGATAAATGGTTAAACATAAGAAAAATACTAAATTATCTTGGTATAAAAAATACTGAAATTATGAAACCACAGCAAGATATTATAGAAAAATGGCTTTTAGTTTATAAGTTTCCTACAGAAATTGTATTCAAAGCATGTGATATATGCTTCGAAAGACTAAATAGAGCTGATTTTAAATATATTGATGGTATATTATCTAATTGGTATAAGAATAATATAAAAACAGTAGAAGATATAGCCCTTAAAGATAAAACACCTAAAAATAACAATTATAAAAAAACTAATTATTCTTCAGAAAAACCACCTCTTAAGTTTAATAACTTTGAAGCAAGAGAATATGATTATGACTCTCTAGAAAAAAAATTATTAGGATGGGATAACAATGATTAATGGATATCAAGCAGAAATCTTAAAAATATATGAGAATATTAGAGAAACTGAAGCTAAAAATCTAAAATTAAGAAGATTAGAAGTATCTAGTGTATGTCCTGAAATTTTAGAGTTGGATAATGAAATACAAAGAGCATCTTTAAGAATGTCTTTAGAAATAATAAAAGCTGATGATGGTGAAAAAACCTTAACACAATATAAAGAAAAAATTACAGACTTAAGAGTAAGAAAATGTGAAATGCTTGTAGCGAATGGCTATGATCCTGAATATTTAAATTTAAAGTATACATGTAGCAAATGTAAAGATACTGGATTCATAGGTGCAAATAAGTGTCATTGTTATAAGCAGAAACTAATTAGACTACATTACAAAGATTCTGAATTAGAAAATACTATAAAAGAAAATAATTTTAATAACTTTGATTTAAATTTATTTTCTACTCATAGATTAGGAGATGAAAAGTATTCTCCAAGAAAAAATATTGAAAATATTTTAGAATACATTTTAAATGATTATATTCCAAACTTTTCATCTCAAAATGTGAATTTATTATTTTTTGGTAATCCAGGTAGCGGAAAAACTTATTTATCATATTGTTTATCTAAAGCAATATTAGATAAAGGTTATTTAGTTGTATATAAAACTTCTGATGAATTAATTAAAAATCTAAGTGAAATAAGATTTAATAATAATCATAATTTAGAATCACTACTTTTAAATTGTGATTTACTAATAATTGATGATTTGGGTGCAGAACATTTAAATGAATTTTCTATAACAGAATTGTTTAATATTATTAATAAAAGAATACTAAACAAAAAGAAAATGCTTATTTCTACTAATTTAACATTACCAGGTATAACAAAGCAGTACACAGAAAGAATTGCTTCTAGATTGCTTGGAGATTTTAAACTTTACAAATTCTATTCAGAGGATATAAGAATTCAGAAAAATCTACAAAAAAACAAATAATAAAAAAAGTAGCTTCTAATAATTATTAGAAGCTACTTATATATATAAATGTAGTTATTGACTTTAAAAACAAAAAACTCTAGCAAAACTAGAGTTTAATTGGCGACTCAGAAGGGGCTCGAACCCTCGACCTCCGGCGTGACAGGCCGGCACTCTAACCAACTGAGCTACTAAGCCATATTAATTTTTTTGTTTTATGGTGGGCACAACAGGGCTCGAACCTGTGACCCTCTGCTTGTAAGGCAGATGCTCTCCCAGCTGAGCTATGCGCCCATAAGGATAAAAATGGTGACTCCTAGGGGAATCGAACCCCTGTTACCACCGTGAAAGGGTGGTGTCTTAACCGCTTGACCAAGGAGCCATATTAATTTTTGAAAAATACTTTTGTTTAAATGGAGCTGGCAATAGGAATCGAACCTACAACCTGCTGATTACAAGTCAGCTGCTCTACCGTTGAGCCATGCCAGCTAATTTAATTGGCGACTCAGAAGGGGCTCGAACCCTCGACCTCCGGCGTGACAGGCCGGCACTCTAACCAACTGAGCTACTGAGCCATCTTATGGTGGGCACAACAGGGCTCGAACCTGTGACCCTCTGCTTGTAAGGCAGATGCTCTCCCAGCTGAGCTATGCGCCCATAAGATAGAAAATGGTGACTCCTAGGGGAATCGAACCCCTGTTACCACCGTGAAAGGGTGGTGTCTTAACCGCTTGACCAAGGAGCCATATTAATTTTTCAAAAATAATTTGTTTAAATGGAGCTGGCAATAGGAATCGAACCTACAACCTGCTGATTACAAGTCAGCTGCTCTACCGTTGAGCCATGCCAGCTAATTTAATTGGCGACTCAGAAGGGGCTCGAACCCTCGACCTCCGGCGTGACAGGCCGGCACTCTAACCAACTGAGCTACTGAGCCATCTTATGGTGGGCACAACAGGGCTCGAACCTGTGACCCTCTGCTTGTAAGGCAGATGCTCTCCCAGCTGAGCTATGCGCCCATAAGATAGAAAATGGTGACTCCTAGGGGAATCGAACCCCTGTTACCACCGTGAAAGGGTGGTGTCTTAACCGCTTGACCAAGGAGCCTTGGTTTTTTGTTTTCGTGACCGTGTTCCCGACCACATAGACTATATTACATAATTTTATATTATGTGTCAACACATTTTTAAAAGTTTTTTATTATTTTCTTTTTATTTAGTGCTAAATTAACAATTTTTGCTCACTATTATAACTTCCTTTTAACTCATTAATAGCCTTCCCAAACCCTGATAACATCCTGTTTCTGTCCTTTATTTCTTTTTCAATTCTATTGATTTCATTAAAACAAGTATTTAAAAAATTTTCTTCAGAAATTTTATTAATATTTATACTATAACCTTCTTTTTTAAAGTTTTGTCCTGAAGATAATACCTCTATAGGGAACTTATTATTTACAAAGATTAATATTTCTTTATCCCATATACCTCTTCTATTTATCTTATATTTATCTTTTAATACATTTAATTCTATTACCTTTTCATCTATTTCATCTTCTAAAGACTCTAATAATGCCATATAAAAAAATACAGATATCCCTTTTGTCAGTTTAATTTTTAAAAATTGCTTATTACTTATTAAAAATTCATCAACATTATTTTCAGGAATTAATTCTATATCCTCTATTTGAAATGTTTTTAAACCACTTCCAGTAGGATAATTTATTACAGCTTGATCAAAATTCATTCTTCTAATTTGAAAAACTGTTTCATAATCTTCTAATTCTTTATTAACAACTTTTGCTTTCATACTTAGAATCACCACTTCTTATAAATATTTTGCTTTATTTTAAGTTTATTATTCCTTGCTTTTAAGATTTATATTACTATGTTAGAATTTATTTAAGTAATTTAGAAAATAATTATATAAGTATTACTTTATAATTCATTTAAATATAAGGAGATTAACATATATGATTCATCATGATTTAATAGTTGTTGGCGGTGGAGCTTCAGGATTAATCGCTGCAATAATGGCTAAGGATTTAGGAAAAGATGTGGCTATAATAGAAGCAACTGATAGAATAGGTAAAAAAATTCTTACTACTGGAAATGGTAGATGTAATATATCTAATAATAATATCTGTTCTCCATTTGTTAATTTTCATAGTGAAAATAATAACTTTTTTACTAAAACATTAAATAAATTTACAGTTGAAGATACAAAAAATTTATTTTTATCATTAGGTTTACCTATTGTAGAGCTTGAAAATGGTAAGATGTTTCCAAAATCACTTCAGGCATCTTCAGTAGTTGATATATTAAGAATGTGTTTAGATGATAAAAGCATTCCTTTATATACCAATTGTAAAGTTACAGATATAAAAAAATCAAAAAAATTCATTATTAATACAAACAATGAAGAATTTAAAGAATTTAGTTCTAAAAAATTGATTTTAAGCTGCGGTGGTAAATCTGCCCCTAAAACCGGCTCTGATGGTTCTGGATTTAAACTTAGTAAAATACTAGGTCATAATATAGTAGAACCTCTTCCTGGCATTGTTCAGCTTAAATTAGACTATCCTTATTTGAAAGCATTATCAGGAATTAAGTTTGATGGTGAAGTAAGTGTTCTAGTTGACGGTAACATAATTAGAACAGAAAAAGGTGAAGTGCTATTTACTGACTACGGAATATCAGGTCCACCAATTTTACAATTATCTTCATATGCATCAAAAGCACTTTATAAAAATAAAGATGTGAGAATTAGCATTGATATGTTCCCTAACGAAACAAAAGAGGAAATAGAGAATTTTATATACAGTCATTTTTCAATCTTTAATTATAGAGAAATTTCATCTTGTTTAATAGGTGTCATAAATAAGAAAATGATCTCTACCCTTTTAAAGGATGTTGGTATTAAAGATATTCATTCTTGTTGCTCTGAATTAGATTGGAAGTATTTAAGTATATTGATTTCTAGATTAAAAAATTGGGAATTTAAATGCACAGGTACTAATGGATTCTCTAACGCTCAAGTAACACTTGGTGGAGTTAATACTAAAGAAATAGACGATAATACCTTAGAATCCAAAATAGTAAAAGATCTTTATTTCTGTGGTGAAGTAGTTGATGTCCATGGTGATTGTGGTGGATTTAATCTACAATGGGCTTGGAGCTCAGGATGTTTAGCAGGTAATTCTGCTGCTGAAAAATAAATCCTAGTATCTTAAAATTAGTCTATGTTTTAGGACAGTGTTGATATATACAACTCCACTTTATCTATTACATATATCAACATCACCAAAATATAGTTTTAAAAACATAAAGCCATATCAAAGTATAAGCATTAAACACTACTTTGATATGGCTTTATTATAATTAATATTATTTTTTTATCCAATCTGCTTCTAAGAATGTTATTTCAGTTCCCTCATCATTTTTTATTTTATGATATGTCTTTAAATTATTTTCATCTATTTGTCTTAAAGTCGCTGTTGACGAAATTGTTTTTCCATAAGTAGTCTCTTTAGCAAATAGTACTTTAATTCTATTTAATTCATATTCCTTTACTGTTTCAAGTGGAACTGCTTCAATGGCCCATTCTATATACTTTACATTATTTACATGCTTATTAGAGTCTATATCACTATATCTGATTTGAAATTCTTTAGTAAATTGTTCTTCTTCAATCTTTTCTATATCATCCATTGATACATCATGATCTAAATCACCATCTACCCCGTAAAATTCATATTGCTCTTTTTGTATTCTCATAGGTCTTCTCTTTTCAATATTTATTAAAAAGAATAGTGCTAATGCTTCCCCTATTAGAATACCATCTGAATCTGTAATAGAATATTTTCTTAATCCATAGAATTTTTTAAAACCTATAGCTTGTGTTGTTAAAGTTATAGGTTCTCCAAACTTAGGATATCTGTGCATTTTTATATCATACTTATAAAATACCCAAGCACAATTATTATTTGTACAGTATTCCATACCTCCACCTATTAATTCAGATTGTCTACTTCCCACATCACATATATAGTTAATAATAGATGATAACTTACATTTTAAATTTGAATCTACATCATAATAATTAACTTCATATTCTTTACTAAAAATTTTGCCCATAATTATAATATTACTAAAATAAAAATCATTTCTTTTTACTTTAGTAATAGTACCCCCTTTCCTTTATATAACATAATATATATTATACTTCAAATTCTTCCTACATATAATCTTTTTATACAGCTTAGTTTAAATTTTTGCATATCATAAATTTAAAAAAACAAAAAAGACTATTGCTTTTTTGCAACAGTCTCTTCTTTTAAGTATTATTTATTTAATGCTTCTATTAATTCGTCTAAGTTAATTCCATGTACCATAGCTGCTTCTTCTATTGTTTCTGCTTGAGCTGATGGACATCCGACACATCCCATACCAAAGCTCATTAAAACTTCAGCCTTAGATGAATCATTTTTAACTACTTCACCAATTGTCATGTCCTTTGTTATCATATTTTTCACCTTCTTATTTATAAAAGTCAATTCATACAAATATTATCTACTATGAATTATATTTTATACTAAAAGTAAAGTCAATAATATGAACTATTAATATTATATACTATCTATTCTTATAGTTTGTTCTCTCTTTGGTCCAACACCTATTATAGAAATCTTAGTATCTGTAAATTCAGCTATTCTATTTAAGTATTTCTTAGCATTTTCAGGTAGTTCTTCATATGTTCTAGCTTCTGCTACGCTATCATCCCAACCATCAAAATCTTCATATACTGGTTCACATTTAGCTAAATCTTCTAAGCTTGCTGGGAAGTAATCTATAACTTTACCATCAAATTTATATCCTACACATACTTTTAATTTTTCTAATCCTGCTAATGTATCTATCTTAGTAACAGCTAATGAAGTCAATCCACTTACTCTTGCAGCAGTTTTAACTATAACTAAGTCTAACCAACCACATCTTCTTGATCTTCCTGTTGTTACTCCATATTCATGACCTTTTTCTCTTATCCAGTCTCCAGTTTCATCAATTAATTCTGTTGGGAATGGTCCTTTACCAACTCTTGTAGTATAAGCTTTTGTTATACCTACTGCATTAGTTACCATGTTAGGTCCAACACCTATACCACTACATACACCACCAGCTGTTGTGTTAGATGATGTAACATAAGGATATGTTCCGTAATCTATATCTAGTAGCATACCTTGTGCACCTTCAAATAGTACAGTTTTATTTTCTTTAATATTGTCATAAACCTTAACTGAAGTATCTTGAACAAAAGGTCTTAATTTCTTTGCAAATTCTAAATATTCATTTAATATTTCACTAAAACTTAAAGGTTCTCCACCTAATACCTTAGTAATATACTCATTTTTCATTCTTATATTTTCTTCTAATTTTTCTTTAAAAACATCTTCATGCATAAGGTCACAAACTCTAATTCCACATCTTTCAAATTTGTCTGTGTAACATGGACCTATGCCCTTTCCTGTAGTTCCTATATCATTTTTACCTCTTGCTTTTTCTTTTAAAACATCTAGTGTCTTATGATATGGCATTATAAGTTGTGCTCTATCACTTATGATTAATTTTTCTGGTGTAACTTTAACTCCTACACCTTCTAAATAATTTATTTCTTCAAATAGAGCTTTAGGATCTACTACTACTCCATTTCCAATAACATTTAATTTATCATCATATAGTATTCCTGATGGAATTAAGTGCAATTTATATTGCTTATCTCCAACTTCTACAGTATGACCAGCATTATTACCTCCTTGAAATCTAACAACAACTTCAGCTTCTTCCGCTAAATAATCTGTCATCTTTCCTTTTCCTTCATCTCCCCATTGGGCTCCTAAAACAATAAATGCTGACATTTGTTTGCCTCCTTAAATATAAGCTTTAATAGCTTTATATAAAAATATTTGGATGTTTATTTAATTTTTAAATAACTTCTCCTTTTAAATATTAGCAAAGTAGATTCGTATGGTCAACTAGATATCGAATATTTTTTTGATTTTTTTGATAATAATTCGTATAATTGAATTATTATTAGAATTATACCGTTAAATCTTATAAAAACTATTAAGGAGTGTTTGTATGAATATTTATGAAGAATCTTTAAAGTTCCATAAAGAAAAGAGAGGTAAAATAGAAATTAAGTCAACTTGTGAAGTGAAAAATTCTAAAGACTTAAGCCTAGCCTATACCCCTGGAGTAGCTGAGCCTTGTAGAGAAATACATAAAAATCCTGATAAAGCATATGAGTACACTAGAAAGTGGAATTCTGTTGCAGTTATATCAGATGGTACAGCAGTATTAGGACTTGGTGATATTGGACCACTTGCAGCATTACCTGTTATGGAAGGTAAGAGTGTTTTATTTAAGGAATTTGCAAATGTTGATGCATTCCCAATCGTTTTAGATACTAAAGAAGTTGATGAAATAGTTTCTACTATTTGTAATATAGCTCCAACTTTAGGTGGAATTAATCTAG
This genomic interval carries:
- a CDS encoding DnaD domain protein; the protein is MSTFMLKNKVPTFTPISNIFIEKYMPKARGEFIKVYLLMLKYNTCNELGVSSSILASSLNLLESDIMNAFNYWNDEGVIKFTPIDNMGNFNIEFLTLSEENLDDTKQVDLLNALDENNTKDMLKHIEKLLARPLSPKEMSIYLNWQRELGFSSELILILIEYCVSKGKVDARYIEKVALSWHDLKIQTIDQAQNLIRKTEDKWLNIRKILNYLGIKNTEIMKPQQDIIEKWLLVYKFPTEIVFKACDICFERLNRADFKYIDGILSNWYKNNIKTVEDIALKDKTPKNNNYKKTNYSSEKPPLKFNNFEAREYDYDSLEKKLLGWDNND
- a CDS encoding ATP-binding protein: MINGYQAEILKIYENIRETEAKNLKLRRLEVSSVCPEILELDNEIQRASLRMSLEIIKADDGEKTLTQYKEKITDLRVRKCEMLVANGYDPEYLNLKYTCSKCKDTGFIGANKCHCYKQKLIRLHYKDSELENTIKENNFNNFDLNLFSTHRLGDEKYSPRKNIENILEYILNDYIPNFSSQNVNLLFFGNPGSGKTYLSYCLSKAILDKGYLVVYKTSDELIKNLSEIRFNNNHNLESLLLNCDLLIIDDLGAEHLNEFSITELFNIINKRILNKKKMLISTNLTLPGITKQYTERIASRLLGDFKLYKFYSEDIRIQKNLQKNK
- a CDS encoding NAD(P)/FAD-dependent oxidoreductase; its protein translation is MIHHDLIVVGGGASGLIAAIMAKDLGKDVAIIEATDRIGKKILTTGNGRCNISNNNICSPFVNFHSENNNFFTKTLNKFTVEDTKNLFLSLGLPIVELENGKMFPKSLQASSVVDILRMCLDDKSIPLYTNCKVTDIKKSKKFIINTNNEEFKEFSSKKLILSCGGKSAPKTGSDGSGFKLSKILGHNIVEPLPGIVQLKLDYPYLKALSGIKFDGEVSVLVDGNIIRTEKGEVLFTDYGISGPPILQLSSYASKALYKNKDVRISIDMFPNETKEEIENFIYSHFSIFNYREISSCLIGVINKKMISTLLKDVGIKDIHSCCSELDWKYLSILISRLKNWEFKCTGTNGFSNAQVTLGGVNTKEIDDNTLESKIVKDLYFCGEVVDVHGDCGGFNLQWAWSSGCLAGNSAAEK
- a CDS encoding acyl-[acyl-carrier-protein] thioesterase, producing the protein MGKIFSKEYEVNYYDVDSNLKCKLSSIINYICDVGSRQSELIGGGMEYCTNNNCAWVFYKYDIKMHRYPKFGEPITLTTQAIGFKKFYGLRKYSITDSDGILIGEALALFFLINIEKRRPMRIQKEQYEFYGVDGDLDHDVSMDDIEKIEEEQFTKEFQIRYSDIDSNKHVNNVKYIEWAIEAVPLETVKEYELNRIKVLFAKETTYGKTISSTATLRQIDENNLKTYHKIKNDEGTEITFLEADWIKK
- a CDS encoding DUF1858 domain-containing protein — translated: MITKDMTIGEVVKNDSSKAEVLMSFGMGCVGCPSAQAETIEEAAMVHGINLDELIEALNK
- a CDS encoding adenylosuccinate synthase, translating into MSAFIVLGAQWGDEGKGKMTDYLAEEAEVVVRFQGGNNAGHTVEVGDKQYKLHLIPSGILYDDKLNVIGNGVVVDPKALFEEINYLEGVGVKVTPEKLIISDRAQLIMPYHKTLDVLKEKARGKNDIGTTGKGIGPCYTDKFERCGIRVCDLMHEDVFKEKLEENIRMKNEYITKVLGGEPLSFSEILNEYLEFAKKLRPFVQDTSVKVYDNIKENKTVLFEGAQGMLLDIDYGTYPYVTSSNTTAGGVCSGIGVGPNMVTNAVGITKAYTTRVGKGPFPTELIDETGDWIREKGHEYGVTTGRSRRCGWLDLVIVKTAARVSGLTSLAVTKIDTLAGLEKLKVCVGYKFDGKVIDYFPASLEDLAKCEPVYEDFDGWDDSVAEARTYEELPENAKKYLNRIAEFTDTKISIIGVGPKREQTIRIDSI